The sequence CGCCCTTTCGAAGCTACGAATACAAAACACGACTGTCGCCGGCGGGCCCGGAAGGACGAGAAAAAGGATCTTTACCTGGGCCGTGGCGGCGCTCCTCCTTATCCTTGCGGGTGTCTCCTATTCGAAGGGACTCTTTTCCGCGGCAACGAACGTGGAAGTGGCGACCGTGGCGCTTATTTATCCTTCCCAAACCTTTACCCTCCTCAATGCGAGCGGATATGTGGTGGCCCAGCGAAAGGCCGCGGTAGCTTCGAAAATTACGGGCAGGCTTACCTCTCTTACCGTGGAGGAAGGAAGCAGGATCAAAAAGGGGGAGGTCATCGCCCAATTGGAGAACGATGACATCGCCGCCGCAAAGCGGCAGGCCGCGGCCAACCTCGAAGTTGCCCGTTTCAACCTGGAGCAGGCAAAAGCGGAGCTCTATGACGCAAAACGAAATTTCGAGCGCGAAAGGACGCTGCTCGCCCAGGAGTTCACCACGCGTGCCTCCTTCGACGCGGCAGAGGCACGTTATAAAAAGGCGGAGGCAGGGGTTTCCGGGGCAGAGGCGGGAAAGAACGCGAGTGCCGCCGCATTGCGCTCCGCTGAAGCGAGCCTCGAATATACCTACATACGGGCGCCCTTCGACGCGGTGGTTCTTACGAAAAACGCCGATGTGGGGGACATTGTGACGCCTTTGGGGGCCGCGGCCAACGCCAAGGCTTCGGCGGTGACTATTGCGGACATGGCCTCCCTCATGGTCGAGGCGGATGTCTCGGAGTCGAATCTCACGAAAGTGAAACTGGGGCAGCCGTGCGAAATGCAGCTCGACGCCATTCCCAACGAGCGGCTCCGTGGCGTCGTGCATATGATCGTACCGACAGCCGACAGGAGTAAGGCGACCGTCATGGTCAAAGTGCGATTCCTCCAAAAGGACCCGCGCATTCTGCCCGAAATGAGCGCGAAAGTAGCCTTTCTTTCGAGGGAGCCGAGCGCCTCGGATGAAACGCCCCGCATCAGCGCACCTCAGAGGTCAATCCGCGACGGAAGGATCGGTCCCACCCTCCTTCTCATCAAAGGCAATAAAATAGAGGAGACGCCGGTTACGACGGGCGCCCGTTTGGGCGATATGATCGAGATTAAGAGCGGCGCAAAGGCAGGGGAAAGGGTCGTGGTAAATCCTCCCGCGGGACTCAGGCAGGGCTCCAAAGTCAAGTTTGCGGAGCAGTAGTGCTTATGAAGGATACGGACCCGGTGCGACCGATCGTTGAAATTCGTAACATCTACAAATCCTATCTCAGGGGAAGCCAGGTGGTGCCCGTGTTGAGGGATGTTACCTTCGACATACCGGAAGGTGAATTCCTCGCCCTCATGGGCCCATCGGGGTCGGGCAAGAGCACGCTCCTCAATCTCATTGCGGGCATCGACAAGGCGGATGAAGGCGCCATTATGGTGGAAGGCGTCGATATCACCCGCCTCAAGGAGGTGGAGCTTGCCCAATGGCGCGCCACCCATGTAGGCTTCATCTTCCAGTTCTACAACTTGATACCCGTGCTTACCGCGTATGAGAACGTGGAGTTGCCGCTGCTGCTTACGTGGCTCAAGAAAAAGGAGCGACGCGAGCACGTGGAGATGGCCCTCAGGGTCGTGGGCCTGTCGGACCGGGTGGAGCACTATCCCGGCCAGCTCTCCGGCGGTCAGCAGCAGAGGGTCGCCATTGCACGGGCCATTGTCACCGATCCGACCATACTGGTGGCCGACGAGCCGACCGGTGACCTCGACAGGGTCTCGGCGGAAGAGATCATGGCCCTCATGGACCGGCTGAACCGGGAATCGGGAAAGACCATCATCATGGTTACCCACGATCCCCGGGCTGCGGGAAAGGCCCACACGGTCCGGCATCTCGATAAAGGTGTGCTCGACTATGCACGTTCTCAAGATAGTCTTTAAGAACGCCTTTCGTCATAAGCTTCGCACGGGCCTCACAATTCTCTCTATCACCATTGCAATCCTCGCCTTCGGCCTTTTACGGACCGTGATCCATGCATGGTACGCCGGCGTGGAGGCGTCGGCCGTAAACCGGCTCGTAAGCAGGAACTCCATATCCATGATCTTTCCCCTCCCTCTCTCATATAAGGAAAAGATTCGCCAGATAGAAGGCGTAAAGACTGTCTCGTGGGGGGGCTGGTTCGGGGGCATTTATATCGACGAGAAGAATTTCTTCGCCAATTTTGCGGTCGACGCGAAAACATATCTGGAGCTCTATCCCGAGTATATAGTGCCCCCGGACCAGAAAGCCGCTTTTTTGAAAGACCGCAAGGGTTTTGTGGCGGGAAGGAAACTCGCGGCCCGTTATGGATGGCATATCGGCGACACTATCGTGCTCAAGGGAACGATCTACCCCGGCACCTGGGAATTCGTGCTCCGGGGGATCTATACGGGCAGGGACAAGGGTACCGACGAAAGCGTTTTTTTCTTCAATTGGGATTACCTCAATGAGGAAGTAAGGAAGAAGACGCCGGGGCGGGCAGATCAGGTCGGCTTCTACATGATCGGCGTAACCAATCCCGATCTCGCGGCGGACGTAGCCGCTCGGATCGACGGCTCCTTCAAGAATTCCCTGGCGGAAACCCTCACGGAAACGGAAAAGGCCTTCCAGCTCGGCTTCGTCTCCATGTCCGACGCCATAATCACCGCAATCAAGCTCGTCTCTTTCGTGGTGATCGTGATCATTCTCGCGGTGGTGGCAAACACCATGGCCATGACCGCCCGGGAACGGATGGGGGAATATGCCGTCTTCAAGACCCTCGGATTCGGGGCCCGCCACCTCGCGGGACTCATCTTCGGTGAATCTATTTTTATTACCCTTGTAGGTGCGGCGTGTGGCGTGGCCCTCACCTTCCCCGTGGCCGACGCCTTCGGCCGGGCCATGGGACAATATTTTCCGACTTTCAACGTGACCGGGGAGACCGTGGTAATGGACGTGATCACGGCCCTTATCGTCGGCATCCTTGCGGCCATCGTGCCCACGGTGCGTGCGATAAAGGTAAGGATCGCCGACGGGCTGAGGAGCATCGGCTAAATGATCGTGCCTTTTTCCTATAGCCTCCGGAACCTCTGGACCCGCCGTCTCACCACGGTGCTCACCGCATCCGGCATGGCACTCGTGGTATTCGTCTTTGCCTCGATCCTCATGCTCGCCGAGGGATTACAGAAGACACTCGTGGAAACAGGCTCCTATGATAATGCAATCGTGATCAGAAAAGCCTCGGCATCGGAGGTCCAGAGCGGCATCGAGCGGAAGCAGGCGTCTATCGTGGAAACCGACCCGGAGATCGCGATAGCAGGCGACGGCAAACCGCTGGTGGCCAAAGAGATGGTGGTCCTCATCGGCCTGCCGAAAAGGGGAAGCAATAAACAATCAAACGTGGTGATAAGGGGCATCACGGACAGATCGCTCATGCTTCGGCCTCAAATCAAGCTGATCGAAGGCAGGATGC is a genomic window of Syntrophorhabdaceae bacterium containing:
- a CDS encoding ABC transporter permease — encoded protein: MHVLKIVFKNAFRHKLRTGLTILSITIAILAFGLLRTVIHAWYAGVEASAVNRLVSRNSISMIFPLPLSYKEKIRQIEGVKTVSWGGWFGGIYIDEKNFFANFAVDAKTYLELYPEYIVPPDQKAAFLKDRKGFVAGRKLAARYGWHIGDTIVLKGTIYPGTWEFVLRGIYTGRDKGTDESVFFFNWDYLNEEVRKKTPGRADQVGFYMIGVTNPDLAADVAARIDGSFKNSLAETLTETEKAFQLGFVSMSDAIITAIKLVSFVVIVIILAVVANTMAMTARERMGEYAVFKTLGFGARHLAGLIFGESIFITLVGAACGVALTFPVADAFGRAMGQYFPTFNVTGETVVMDVITALIVGILAAIVPTVRAIKVRIADGLRSIG
- a CDS encoding efflux RND transporter periplasmic adaptor subunit — translated: ALSKLRIQNTTVAGGPGRTRKRIFTWAVAALLLILAGVSYSKGLFSAATNVEVATVALIYPSQTFTLLNASGYVVAQRKAAVASKITGRLTSLTVEEGSRIKKGEVIAQLENDDIAAAKRQAAANLEVARFNLEQAKAELYDAKRNFERERTLLAQEFTTRASFDAAEARYKKAEAGVSGAEAGKNASAAALRSAEASLEYTYIRAPFDAVVLTKNADVGDIVTPLGAAANAKASAVTIADMASLMVEADVSESNLTKVKLGQPCEMQLDAIPNERLRGVVHMIVPTADRSKATVMVKVRFLQKDPRILPEMSAKVAFLSREPSASDETPRISAPQRSIRDGRIGPTLLLIKGNKIEETPVTTGARLGDMIEIKSGAKAGERVVVNPPAGLRQGSKVKFAEQ
- a CDS encoding ABC transporter ATP-binding protein; amino-acid sequence: MKDTDPVRPIVEIRNIYKSYLRGSQVVPVLRDVTFDIPEGEFLALMGPSGSGKSTLLNLIAGIDKADEGAIMVEGVDITRLKEVELAQWRATHVGFIFQFYNLIPVLTAYENVELPLLLTWLKKKERREHVEMALRVVGLSDRVEHYPGQLSGGQQQRVAIARAIVTDPTILVADEPTGDLDRVSAEEIMALMDRLNRESGKTIIMVTHDPRAAGKAHTVRHLDKGVLDYARSQDSL